From Onychostoma macrolepis isolate SWU-2019 chromosome 05, ASM1243209v1, whole genome shotgun sequence, one genomic window encodes:
- the poc5 gene encoding LOW QUALITY PROTEIN: centrosomal protein POC5 (The sequence of the model RefSeq protein was modified relative to this genomic sequence to represent the inferred CDS: inserted 2 bases in 1 codon), translating into MSSDEGEQNNPVLPRDSDRGSSVSSALQDEYEELLRYAVVTPKYEPSFSSQPLRTTQLSKSLQHTTNRETPAQHTADNEGHSNNVATPTPSLEESRPQSRTSEAESMADRSVSSEERSARSQTGSDRSGQSSPDALTTVMTEMFISEENLNKMDNILDTWSTNLKSNVMMELRKWKLAFVEQHRLELKKEXKEHAAHMAAVNAEMDGLKDLLNTYKISNQRKDEVIVNLSRAVDRQKEKLELMRSFTQWRLQQCAAREEAQGGRLAEQHYHLQLKRKVWAGWHSLIQNRWRERVERACCARAEDVCMQLSTDYEAKMAQHVEELQKAQAEIHRLHTERERYEDSMKKAFMRGVCALNIEALSMFNTGEAGRLDRDAPLPGDEPSTSSIANHPPRTVSSSRLSPTVMESPVHLGPSHSIIEDIEAEHFVSQSGSSTGPRAETFFSTTVMNSSGPPGGSTSSFRQASTRIVTAGKQKASKTVTARLTGRPEHNRTGRPPAALHVMGVAPPMSSVVVERHHPVTQLTVGQATAAKFPRSALQSQTVSSSKSSSSQPRGPSSSTFHIHSIKVVD; encoded by the exons ATGTCATCAGATGAAGGGGAGCAAAATAATCCAGTTTTACCAAGAGATTCAGACAGAGGCAGCTCAGTTTCCTCTGCGCTTCAG GATGAGTATGAAGAACTTCTTCGATATGCTGTTGTGACTCCTAAATATGAGCCGAGTTTCTCATCACAACCGTTGAGGACAACTCAACTCTCCAAGAGTTTACAACATACGACTAATAGAGAAACACCTGCTCAACACACTGCAG ataatgAAGGGCACTCAAACAACGTGGCTACGCCAACTCCGTCATTAGAAGAATCCAGACCACAAAGTCGCACATCTGAGG CTGAGAGCATGGCAGACAGGTCTGTGTCATCTGAGGAAAGATCAGCGAGGTCGCAGACTGGATCAGACAGATCAGGACAAAGCAGCCCTGATGCTCTGACCACCGTCATGACTGAGATGTTCATTTCAGAGGAGAACCTGAACAAGATGGACAACATTTTGGACACCTGGAGCACAAACCTTAAG AGTAATGTGATGATGGAGCTGAGGAAATGGAAACTGGCCTTTGTGGAGCAGCACAGACTGGAGCTTAAGAAGGA GAAGGAACATGCAGCCCATATGGCTGCTGTAAATGCTGAGATGGATGGTCTCAAAGACCTGCTCAACACCTACAAGATCTCTAACCAGAGAAAAGATGAG GTGATCGTGAATCTGAGCAGGGCGGTTGACAGGCAGAAGGAGAAGCTGGAGCTGATGAGAAGCTTCACCCAGTGGAGACTACAGCAGTGTGCTGCCAGAGAGGAG GCTCAGGGGGGCAGACTGGCAGAGCAGCACTATCATTTGCAGCTCAAGAGGAAGGTGTGGGCAGGCTGGCACTCGCTCATCCAGAACAGGTGGCGGGAGCGTGTGGAGAGAGCATGTTGTGCCAGAGCAGAGGACGTCTGCATGCAGCTCTCTACAGACTACGAGGCCAAGATGGCACAG CATGTAGAGGAGCTCCAGAAAGCTCAAGCTGAAATCCACAGGCTGCACACGGAGCGAGAGCGCTATGAGGACTCTATGAAGAAAGCTTTCATGCGTGGGGTCTGTGCTCTCAACATTGAGGCCCTTAGCATGTTCAACACTGGAGAAGCGGGTAGACTGGATCGTG aTGCTCCACTTCCAGGGGACGAGCCAAGCACCAGCTCAATAGCCAATCACCCTCCACGGACTGTCTCGTCATCACGGCTCAGTCCAACTGTCATGGAGAGTCCAGTACATCTGGGCCCCTCCCACAGCATTATAGAGGATATCGAGGCG GAACATTTTGTCTCTCAGTCTGGCTCAAGCACAGGCCCAAGAGCAGAAACTTTTTTCTCAACCACGGTGATGAATTCTTCCGGACCACCAGGGGGCAGTACAAGCTCTTTCAGACAG GCGAGCACACGAATAGTAACAGCTGGCAAGCAAAAAGCCTCCAAGACAGTGACCGCTCGTTTGACGGGACGACCAGAGCATAACCGGACGGGCCGCCCCCCCGCAGCTCTGCATGTCATGGGCGTGGCTCCTCCCATGAGTTCAGTTGTTGTAGAAAGACACCACCCTGTCACTCAG CTCACCGTCGGCCAGGCAACAGCCGCTAAATTCCCTCGCTCTGCTCTTCAGAGTCAGACTGTCTCCAGTAGCAAGAGCTCCTCCAGCCAACCCAGAGGCCCCTCCTCTTCCACCTTTCACATCCACTCCATCAAAGTTGTGGACTAA
- the ankdd1b gene encoding ankyrin repeat and death domain-containing protein 1B isoform X1, whose translation MERKAQAIKDCILKQPVWKKETLHPKTWLKSDHVKGFTEFILPKDIEEDGGYDCKEMLLEVEKDFIEAAKRNDVEGMKLLGRGVNVNAKNVNGRTALHYAVAFRNVEVVDVLLRRRAKLDFQDKHGLTAVHLAAWFGSLEILKLLVQAGADQSIENTEGLNMMHCAAMNNHTDIVAYIVDDLQMGELDKEDQYGNRPFALAAVHGCVSMLQMLMEEPYNMATMEENKVGDTPLHLAAKNGQCEALQLLLDNFSIRNEVNQAGQTALYLAADGAHEDCVQTLLEAQCDPNIFTLSRSSPLHPVCERGHFPIVKLLINSGAQMNAQNQHLHTPFHLAVKNCHIPVIHTLLEAGCDPNVKDHMGQTALHIAAEMGKVDVVEMILKAGVDLEIQDRQNKSALGVAVRGNMVIIVDMIIKAERYFRWKHDFQMTNTDAFESLHSESPLTFKLDHSPDMKPVRDIIWDLGYKHLKRNDWKKLAEFWEFTDDQVAAIEEQWTGPNSFQEHGNRMLLIWLHGIMIEGSSPAKGLHEALLSVGITKIAEKIRMEGTNTDTRKCTVS comes from the exons ATGGAGAGGAAAGCTCAAGCCATAAAAGACTGCATACTGAAGCAGCCTGTTTGGAAAAAGGAGACCCTTCATCCCAAAACATGGTTAAAATCAGACCATGTCAAAGGTTTCACTGAATTTATACTGCCAAAGGACATTGAAGAAGATGGTGGTTATGACTGTAAGGAAATGT TGTTGGAGGTTGAGAAAGACTTCATAGAAGCAGCAAAGAGAAACGACGTGGAGGGCATGAAGCTTCTCGGGAGAGGCGTTAATGTCAACGCCAAGAATGTG AACGGTCGAACTGCTCTTCATTATGCTGTGGCCTTCAGGAATGTGGAAGTTGTTGATGTGCTCCTCCGAAGGAGAGCCAAACTAGATTTTCAAGATAAG CATGGACTGACTGCTGTTCACTTAGCAGCATGGTTTGGGAGTTTGGAAATCCTCAAGTTACTTGTGCAAGCTGGAGCTGACCAAAGCATTGAAAATACA GAGGGTTTGAACATGATGCACTGTGCTGCCATGAACAATCACACTGATATTGTAGCGTACATTGTTGATGACTTGCAAATGGGAGAACTTGACAAAGAAGACCAA TATGGTAACAGGCCTTTTGCCCTGGCTGCAGTGCACGGCTGTGTTAGCATGCTACAGATGCTGATGGAGGAGCCTTACAACATGGCCACTATGGAGGAAAATAAG gttgGGGACACACCTCTGCATCTGGCAGCCAAAAATGGTCAATGTGAAGCATTGCAGTTACTTCTAGACAACTTTAGCATTCGCAATGAGGTCAACCAG GCAGGGCAGACCGCTCTGTATCTGGCTGCAGATGGAGCTCATGAGGACTGTGTACAAACCCTGCTGGAGGCACAGTGTGACCCAAACATCTTCACTTTA AGCAGAAGCAGTCCTCTGCATCCAGTCTGTGAGAGGGGCCACTTTCCTATTGTCAAACTTCTCATCAATAGTGGAGCCCAAATGAATGCTCAGAACCAG CATTTGCACACTCCATTTCATCTGGCGGTGAAGAACTGTCATATTCCAGTAATCCACACCTTACTTGAGGCTGGCTGTGATCCAAACGTAAAGGATCAT ATGGGGCAGACTGCACTCCATATCGCCGCTGAGATGGGGAAGGTGGATGTGGTGGAGATGATTCTGAAAGCTGGGGTGGATCTGGAGATTCAGGACAGG CAAAATAAATCAGCGCTTGGAGTGGCGGTGAGGGGAAATATGGTGATTATTGTGGACATGATCATCAAAGCTGAGAGATATTTCAGATGGAAGCACGATTTTCAAATG ACTAATACAGATGCTTTTGAGAGCCTTCACAGCGAATCACCGCTGACGTTTAAATTAGATCACTCTCCTGACATGAAGCCGGTGCGCGATATAATATGGGACCTCGGATACAAACACCTCAAGCGCAATGACTGGAAGAAGTTGGCGGAGTTCTGGGAGTTCACTGATGATCAGGTGGCTGCCATCGAGGAGCAGTGGACAG GTCCTAACAGTTTCCAAGAGCATGGGAACAGGATGCTTCTGATCTGGCTTCATGGAATCATGATAGAAGGGAGCAGCCCAGCCAAAGGCCTGCATGAGGCACTGCTTTCTGTTGGGATTACAAAGATTGCTG AAAAAATAAGAATGGAAGGAACAAACACTGATACACGGAAATGCACAGTTTCATGA
- the ankdd1b gene encoding ankyrin repeat and death domain-containing protein 1B isoform X2, which translates to MERKAQAIKDCILKQPVWKKETLHPKTWLKSDHVKGFTEFILPKDIEEDGGYDCKEMLLEVEKDFIEAAKRNDVEGMKLLGRGVNVNAKNVNGRTALHYAVAFRNVEVVDVLLRRRAKLDFQDKEGLNMMHCAAMNNHTDIVAYIVDDLQMGELDKEDQYGNRPFALAAVHGCVSMLQMLMEEPYNMATMEENKVGDTPLHLAAKNGQCEALQLLLDNFSIRNEVNQAGQTALYLAADGAHEDCVQTLLEAQCDPNIFTLSRSSPLHPVCERGHFPIVKLLINSGAQMNAQNQHLHTPFHLAVKNCHIPVIHTLLEAGCDPNVKDHMGQTALHIAAEMGKVDVVEMILKAGVDLEIQDRQNKSALGVAVRGNMVIIVDMIIKAERYFRWKHDFQMTNTDAFESLHSESPLTFKLDHSPDMKPVRDIIWDLGYKHLKRNDWKKLAEFWEFTDDQVAAIEEQWTGPNSFQEHGNRMLLIWLHGIMIEGSSPAKGLHEALLSVGITKIAEKIRMEGTNTDTRKCTVS; encoded by the exons ATGGAGAGGAAAGCTCAAGCCATAAAAGACTGCATACTGAAGCAGCCTGTTTGGAAAAAGGAGACCCTTCATCCCAAAACATGGTTAAAATCAGACCATGTCAAAGGTTTCACTGAATTTATACTGCCAAAGGACATTGAAGAAGATGGTGGTTATGACTGTAAGGAAATGT TGTTGGAGGTTGAGAAAGACTTCATAGAAGCAGCAAAGAGAAACGACGTGGAGGGCATGAAGCTTCTCGGGAGAGGCGTTAATGTCAACGCCAAGAATGTG AACGGTCGAACTGCTCTTCATTATGCTGTGGCCTTCAGGAATGTGGAAGTTGTTGATGTGCTCCTCCGAAGGAGAGCCAAACTAGATTTTCAAGATAAG GAGGGTTTGAACATGATGCACTGTGCTGCCATGAACAATCACACTGATATTGTAGCGTACATTGTTGATGACTTGCAAATGGGAGAACTTGACAAAGAAGACCAA TATGGTAACAGGCCTTTTGCCCTGGCTGCAGTGCACGGCTGTGTTAGCATGCTACAGATGCTGATGGAGGAGCCTTACAACATGGCCACTATGGAGGAAAATAAG gttgGGGACACACCTCTGCATCTGGCAGCCAAAAATGGTCAATGTGAAGCATTGCAGTTACTTCTAGACAACTTTAGCATTCGCAATGAGGTCAACCAG GCAGGGCAGACCGCTCTGTATCTGGCTGCAGATGGAGCTCATGAGGACTGTGTACAAACCCTGCTGGAGGCACAGTGTGACCCAAACATCTTCACTTTA AGCAGAAGCAGTCCTCTGCATCCAGTCTGTGAGAGGGGCCACTTTCCTATTGTCAAACTTCTCATCAATAGTGGAGCCCAAATGAATGCTCAGAACCAG CATTTGCACACTCCATTTCATCTGGCGGTGAAGAACTGTCATATTCCAGTAATCCACACCTTACTTGAGGCTGGCTGTGATCCAAACGTAAAGGATCAT ATGGGGCAGACTGCACTCCATATCGCCGCTGAGATGGGGAAGGTGGATGTGGTGGAGATGATTCTGAAAGCTGGGGTGGATCTGGAGATTCAGGACAGG CAAAATAAATCAGCGCTTGGAGTGGCGGTGAGGGGAAATATGGTGATTATTGTGGACATGATCATCAAAGCTGAGAGATATTTCAGATGGAAGCACGATTTTCAAATG ACTAATACAGATGCTTTTGAGAGCCTTCACAGCGAATCACCGCTGACGTTTAAATTAGATCACTCTCCTGACATGAAGCCGGTGCGCGATATAATATGGGACCTCGGATACAAACACCTCAAGCGCAATGACTGGAAGAAGTTGGCGGAGTTCTGGGAGTTCACTGATGATCAGGTGGCTGCCATCGAGGAGCAGTGGACAG GTCCTAACAGTTTCCAAGAGCATGGGAACAGGATGCTTCTGATCTGGCTTCATGGAATCATGATAGAAGGGAGCAGCCCAGCCAAAGGCCTGCATGAGGCACTGCTTTCTGTTGGGATTACAAAGATTGCTG AAAAAATAAGAATGGAAGGAACAAACACTGATACACGGAAATGCACAGTTTCATGA
- the polk gene encoding DNA polymerase kappa, producing the protein MENHHQGAAHSSSGADLLSRIALNDNKAGMEGLDRDKINKIILETSKGSKFYENELKKEQQVNQRIEKMMEQKARTTKEQLKQAQAEVDKLMCELERSRELGRVIVHVDMDAFYAAVEMRDCPELKDKPMAVGSMSMLSTSNYHARRFGVRAAMPGFIAKKLCPNLVIVPTNFDKYRAVSAQVREIFSEYDPHFMPMSLDEAYLDITEHLEQRQHWPETMRTYYICDAKTENNADRSESERDELSPVLFEDSPSSSPSLSGADRKAEVFGMSAEEAVREMRFRIQQKTSLTASAGIAPNMMLAKVCSDKNKPNGQYRIPPERQVVMEFMKDLPVRKVSGVGKVTEKMLAALGIVNCDQLGQQMALLSLLFSVSSWHNFLHISLGLGSTCIERDSERKSMSTERTFGEMNDAEEQYSLCRDLCHDLAQDLQREGLKGKTVTLKLKNVKFEVKTRAFTLQYAVCTEEEIFAAAKDLLKFEIDCVSPQPLKLRLMGVRMSGFISAEDKKPLQRSIMGFLQKGGSDSGSFTQCAGSVLKAEEDSDAAGFLKPQSTEMKEPSVSEQKPKSGGPQQQSFFQRAQLKRLQQQQEQMSIVAATDTTNYSADSAAATQTDLPTTNNQSDTTSAKSLSNTDSGTDATSYMNKPAVLKPSFKISTQVLQFLTCPVCNAEMKDVNLTAFNNHIDECLKGSAVDNEPIHLDAPKEQEELNSKPPASSSESKTRKSSSHNPSCNEEKPSTSISVPLAETDDDSDFKTPFFSHRTKINGKRSVISKKKMSSSEASQTTHKLEAVTEMSSDSKGSSLTCPVCSQPQSTDDLALFNRHVDMCLNQEVLLEFRESHPPVGDSDEPALKNVRGQLGDQGRVSKVREKSKRQGSSLPPSKKIKVLSTKQTIDKFFKSSARQKV; encoded by the exons ATGGAGAATCATCATCAGGGTGCTGCTCACAGCAGCTCTGGAGCTGATCTTCTCTCCAGGATCGCTCTCAATGATAACAAGGCTGGCATGGAGGGGCTGGACAGAGACAAGATCAACAAGATCATTCTGGAAACCTCCAAG GGATCTAAATTTTATGAGAATGAACTGAAGAAGGAGCAGCAGGTGAATCAGCGCATTGAAAAGATGATGGAGCAAAAAGCAAGAACCACGAAAGAACAACTGAAGCAAGCACAAGCAGAG GTGGACAAACTGATGTGTGAACTGGAGAGGAGTCGAGAGCTGGGCCGTGTGATAGTTCATGTAGACATGGACGCGTTCTATGCTGCTGTAGAAATGAGAGACTGCCCAGAGCTGAAGGACAAACCAATGGCAGTGGGATCCATGAGCATGCTG TCAACCTCCAATTACCATGCTAGGAGGTTTGGTGTCCGTGCTGCCATGCCAGGGTTCATTGCTAAGAAGCTCTGTCCAAATCTTGTCATTGTGCCGACTAACTTTGACAAATACAGAGCAGTGAGTGCCCAG GTACGGGAGATATTTTCAGAATACGACCCTCATTTCATGCCTATGAGTCTAGACGAGGCTTATCTGGATATCACTGAGCACCTGGAGCAGCGGCAGCACTGGCCAGAGACCATGCGAACATATTACATCTGTGATGCCAAAACAG AGAATAATGCAGACAGGTCTGAATCAGAGAGAGATGAACTGTCTCCTGTGCTGTTTGAGGACAGTCCCAGCTCCTCACCCTCTCTCTCTGGGGCTGATAGGAAAGCAGAGGTGTTTGGGATGAGTGCAGAGGAGGCTGTGAGGGAGATGCGCTTCCGTATTCAGCAGAAAACATCTCTTACTGCCAGTGCAG GCATTGCCCCAAACATGATGCTTGCAAAAGTATGCAGTGATAAGAACAAGCCTAATGGCCAGTACCGAATTCCTCCTGAGAGACAAGTTGTGATGGAGTTTATGAAGGATCTTCCTGTCAGAAAG GTGTCTGGTGTTGGAAAGGTTACTGAGAAGATGCTGGCTGCTTTGGGTATTGTCAACTGTGACCAACTGGGCCAGCAGATGGCGCTACTATCCCTGCTTTTTTCTGTATCCTCCTGGCATAATTTCCTTCACATATCTTTGGGTTTGGGCTCCACATGTATTGAGAG GGACTCGGAAAGAAAAAGCATGAGCACTGAGAG gACATTTGGGGAGATGAATGATGCAGAGGAGCAGTATTCCCTGTGCAGAGATCTCTGTCATGACTTGGCACAGGACCTTCAGCGGGAGGGCCTCAAG GGCAAAACTGTTACTTTGAAGCtgaagaatgtcaaatttgaggTGAAGACCAGAGCGTTTACACTGCAGTACGCTGTCTGCACTGAGGAGGAGATCTTTGCTGCTGCTAAGGACCTTCTCAAATTTGAGATTGACTGTGTCAGTCCTCAGCCACTAAAGCTGAGACTCATGG GTGTTCGAATGTCCGGCTTTATCAGCGCTGAAGATAAAAAGCCTCTTCAGAGGAGTATAATGGGATTCCTGCAGAAAGGTGGATCTGATTCAGGCAGTTTCACGCAGTGCGCTGGATCTGTGCTCAAAGCAGAAGAAGACAGTGATGCTGCCGGTTTCCTAAAGCCACAGTCCACTGAGATGAAAGAACCTTCTGTGTCTGAGCAAAAGCCCAAATCTGGAGGACCTCAGCAGCAATCGTTTTTTCAAAGAGCACAGTTGAAAAGACTTCAGCAGCAGCAGGAACAAATGTCTATCGTCGCTGCTACAGACACAACAAACTATAGTGCTGACTCAGCTGCTGCTACACAGACAGATCTACCAACAACAAACAATCAGTCAGACACAACATCAGCAAAAAGTTTGTCAAATACAGACTCGGGGACAGACGCAACAAGCTACATGAACAAACCTGCAGTTTTAAAGCCATCATTTAAAATCTCAACCCAGGTGCTACAGTTTCTCACCTGTCCTGTGTGCAACGCAGAGATGAAGGATGTAAACCTTACAGCCTTCAACAACCATATTGATGAATGTCTGAAGGGCAGTGCAGTGGATAATGAACCCATACATTTGGATGCGCCTAAGGAACAGGAAGAGCTCAATAGCAAACCACCTGCATCGAGTTCAGAAAGCAAGACTCGAAAATCCTCAAGCCACAATCCATCCTGTAATGAAGAGAAGCCATCCACTAGCATCTCCGTGCCACTCGCGGAAACTGATGACGACAGTGATTTCAAGACTCCATTTTTTAGTCACAGgacaaaaataaatggaaagcGTTCTGTTATTTCTAAAAAGAAGATGTCTAGTTCTGAAGCATCACAAACAACGCACAAACTTGAGGCTGTCACAGAGATGTCATCTGACTCGAAAGGCTCGTCTTTGACGTGTCCCGTGTGCAGTCAGCCGCAAAGCACTGATGACCTCGCTCTCTTCAACCGGCATGTGGATATGTGTCTCAACCAGGAAGTTCTGCTGGAGTTTAGAGAATCTCATCCTCCTGTGGGTGATTCAGATGAACCAGCTCTCAAGAACGTACGAG gCCAACTGGGGGACCAGGGAAGAGTTTCTAAAGTGAGAGAAAAAAGCAAAAG GCAGGGATCATCTCTTCCTCCCTCAAAGAAAATCAAAGTGTTgagcacaaaacaaacaatcGACAAGTTCTTCAAAAGCAGTGCCAGACAGAAAGTCTAA
- the ifngr2 gene encoding interferon gamma receptor 2 yields the protein MIRHICVGVVLTLLINMEGTFCLNPPQDVRIVQSVLQWKRPPDDDGSFLYTLQYKLDSKTDYEWYNVTSHNGTELRFQITSEFYGAVFRVRSEKGNNVSEWKRSKPVQCVNANFCAPVFKLSVKPGMAYVTMAHMDKSLQREDGENVAFNISFWKVNNGGYSKAEFITTKSENEAIFTLESGQNYCFHVQYSLYGNPYGNVSNQICAIIPETPEMMKSRALLYSILISFLVTAMCGVCIFLLFKHHKKVKQFLQPLRLEIPDHYQEFFRSGEFPLQACPSPSSQSLRSYDMITVIENSHLGQKGQEEEQEKNILTSRFYACS from the exons ATGATCCGCCACATTTGCGTAGGGGTGGTTTTGACGCTGTTGATCAACATGG AGGGGACATTTTGCTTAAATCCGCCTCAGGATGTCAGGATAGTCCAATCAGTTCTTCAATGGAAGAGGCCTCCAGACGATGATGGCAGTTTCCTGTATACACTGCAGTATAAACTTGACTC CAAAACAGATTATGAATGGTACAATGTGACGAGCCATAACGGAACAGAGTTAAGATTTCAAATCACTTCTGAGTTTTATGGTGCAGTATTTCGAGTGCGCTCAGAGAAAGGAAACAATGTGTCGGAATGGAAGCGTTCAAAACCAGTCCAGTGTGTAAATG CTAACTTCTGTGCTCCTGTGTTTAAACTGTCTGTGAAACCTGGAATGGCTTATGTGACTATGGCACATATGGACAAGAGCTTACAGAGAGAAGATGGagaaaatgttgcatttaataTATCATTCTGGAAAGTGAATAACGGAGGATACTCAAAG GCAGAGTTTATTACTACAAAAAGCGAGAATGAAGCCATTTTTACTCTGGAATCAGGGCAAAACTACTGTTTCCATGTTCAGTATTCGCTCTATGGAAACCCTTATGGGAATGTTAGCAACCAAATTTGTGCAATCATCCCAGAAACAC CTGAAATGATGAAGAGCCGTGCTTTGCTCTATAGtatattaatttcatttctTGTTACGGCCATGTGTGGAGTCTGcatttttctgctttttaaaCACCACAAAAAGGTCAAACAGTTTTTACAACCACTTCGCCTGGAAATTCCTGACCATTATCAAGAG TTTTTTAGGTCTGGGGAGTTTCCTCTTCAAGCATGTCCAAGTCCCAGCAGTCAGAGTTTGCGGTCATATGACATGATCACAGTAATAGAGAACAGCCATTTGGGGCAGAAAGGCCAAGAAGAggaacaagaaaaaaacattttaacttcaCGATTTTATGCATGTTCTTag